In one window of Littorina saxatilis isolate snail1 linkage group LG11, US_GU_Lsax_2.0, whole genome shotgun sequence DNA:
- the LOC138980704 gene encoding uncharacterized protein: MWSAAESTATAKVRMQEALNITSKWATDWCVTVNSLKTVATCFSLSNSKETLQLTINNQAIPQEDTPTYLGIKLDKKLTWNPHIKEAEKRATRRLSIMKKLAGTKWGASSNILRQVYTGHVRPVMEYGAAAWATAAKSNTSRLNKVQNASMRIITGGLKTTPKHALEATTRLPSLDHRREEKVIEQYEKLQRLPSHPAHQHTQQLTKNRLKRSSFNHLAKQLQRTQTSFLPRTPEEQEPLQDAEEWNSQLSKVLFVTDMPGVTSKREQQDAVLKNLTLEMMHQDYNASVWTHIYTDGSSDGAIKNGGSGILVRYPDGHTLSRSLPVGELSSNYRAELTALREAVSLVNEHTPSHAVFLTDCRSAVQSLQSPKEQLERDTQRLLCTLSQSTNVAVQWIPAHCGLLGNEEADRLAKTGSHLEQTRPTVSYSEAKTLVKRHYQTTWNAQHSLPSDDQMPKLQHHQQTILFRLRTGHCRLRAHMHRLGLSHTPNCPCETGPQTPEHILQTCPLHQEARTDHWPQGATLQEQLWGTKDSLILTTSFIQATKLEV; this comes from the coding sequence ATGTGGAGCGCTGCCGAGTCCACCGCAACCGCCAAAGTCCGGATGCAGGAGGCCCTCAACATCACCTCTAAGTGGGCGACAGACTGGTGTGTCACCGTGAACAGCCTCAAGACCGTAGCCACCTGCTTCTCCCTCTCCAATTCCAAAGAGACCCTCCAACTGACCATCAACAACCAGGCAATACCACAGGAAGACACCCCTACCTACCTAGGTATCAAGCTAGACAAGAAACTCACCTGGAACCCACACATCAAAGAGGCGGAGAAGAGGGCTACGAGAAGACTCTCCATCATGAAGAAACTGGCTGGCACAAAGTGGGGAGCCAGCAGCAACATCCTCAGACAGGTGTATACGGGacacgtccgccctgtgatggaGTATGGAGCAGCAGCCTGGGCCACAGCTGCGAAGAGCAACACCAGCCGGCTCAACAAAGTGCAGAACGCAAGCATGCGCATCATCACAGGGGGACTGAAAACTACGCCCAAACACGCCCTTGAAGCCACCACCAGACTCCCTTCCCTGGACCACCGACGAGAAGAGAAGGTCATCGAGCAGTACGAGAAGCTGCAACGACTCCCCTCTCACCCAGCACACCAGCACACCCAACAGCTGACGAAGAACAGGCTGAAAAGAAGCAGTTTCAACCATCTGGCCAAGCAGCTACAGAGAACCCAAACCAGCTTCCTACCTCGCACCCCTGAAGAACAAGAGCCCCTCCAAGACGCTGAAGAGTGGAACAGCCAGCTCAGCAAGGTGCTCTTTGTTACTGACATGCCAGGAGTGACCAGCAAGAGAGAGCAGCAGGACGCAGTCCTCAAGAACCTCACGCTGGAGATGATGCACCAGGACTACAACGCCTCAGTATGGACTCACATCTACACTGACGGGTCCTCAGATGGTGCCATCAAAAACGGAGGAAGCGGGATCCTGGTACGCTACCCAGACGGACACACCCTTTCAAGATCCCTGCCTGTCGGAGAGCTGTCATCCAACTACCGGGCAGAACTCACCGCTCTCAGAGAAGCAGTTAGCCTGGTCAACGAACACACACCCTCTCACGCCGTCTTCCTGACCGACTGCAGATCCGCCGTCCAAAGCCTGCAGTCGCCCAAAGAGCAGCTGGAACGAGACACCCAGCGTCTTCTTTGTACTCTCTCCCAGAGCACAAACGTCGCTGTCCAGTGGATCCCTGCTCACTGTGGCCTCTTAGGGAACGAGGAAGCGGACAGACTGGCCAAGACTGGCAGCCatctggagcagacaagaccaacAGTCTCTTACAGTGAAGCCAAAACCCTGGTGAAAAGACACTACCAAACCACCTGGAATGCCCAACACAGCCTGCCATCTGATGATCAGATGCCCAAACTACAGCACCATCAGCAGACCATCCTCTTCCGCCtacggactggacactgtcgactgcgtgcccacatgcaccgccttggtctgtcgcacacaccgaactgcccgtgcgaaacaggcccacagaccccggagcacatcctgcagacctgcccgctccaccaAGAAGCCAGAACCGATCACTGGCcccaaggtgccacactgcaggagcaactctggggcaccaaagactccctgatcctgaccactagctttattcaagctacaaaacttgaagtctga
- the LOC138980705 gene encoding E3 ubiquitin-protein ligase TRIM45-like, with protein sequence MATGGASTRKEEDFRHTCGLCMEPYRGRTPKILPCFHTFCLPCLTTLEASVTIATQGNPPEDEGRQPEGEEQQSETNRDDNEKKTPETPDSKEESDDVTFSSNDVSTSGQEPRKAVLLCPMCRAPVPVPEGGVAHLQSNFYVDHEKSVDEAPPPVLCDMCDEGNQQHAAHVCHQCSLRMCRECRRCHDKCTRNHHVTSLSLGEPSIARIEKKGVCLVHQDQTLCFHCQQCDVSICLHCKLTSHEGHATLDLAIAAAQARKEVTSLVTSAQEQLQVMESSLLRVECDEQKLTRHKQDVTQQIHARYDVIMASIQRSRDELLDEVSAKEERPRSQLRAQKTAATVAKKTLSALVSRAARVSGSDPDAVRVRKELQAALLSEDRLDQHRQQADRQQCLWSWRYDVTDVSLVQQDVVGACMGRVVEGGDDDVTRPLSVTQLADKLDRLVTRLDSTEADVTALKNNETDLEKNVTALSGDFAALKNREIDMKTDSSALSYEVTALKKTTTALEDDVTVIKTTTSALEGKVAMVGKTTVFHAWNMDEAKTKRDEPIVFKTVTLNEGGCYDDTTGVFTTSVPGTYVFTATVRAEMKDSSVFANIMVDDNVYAFLYGSSTSSGSSSVSVQLGVGQRVWVKARGDVDEYFRPCMGFTGALVTPQFDSK encoded by the exons ATGGCGACGGGAGGAGCGTCAACAAGGAAGGAGGAAGACTTTCGTCACACCTGTGGTCTGTGTATGGAGCCTTACCGAGGGCGTACACCTAAAATCTTGCCGTGTTTTCACACCTTCTGCCTGCCCTGTCTGACCACACTAGAGGCTTCTGTTACCATAGCAACTCAGGGAAATCCCCCTGAAGACGAAGGCCGGCAACCCGAAGGTGAAGAACAACAGTCTGAGACGAACAGAGATGACAACGAAAAGAAAACGCCCGAGACTCCCGACAGCAAAGAGGagtctgatgacgtcacattTTCTTCAAATGACGTCAGCACAAGCGGTCAAGAGCCGAGAAAAGCTGTATTGCTGTGTCCTATGTGTCGAGCTCCTGTCCCTGTGCCTGAAGGGGGCGTGGCACATTTACAG AGCAACTTTTACGTGGACCACGAGAAGAGTGTTGACGAAGCCCCGCCCCCTGTTCTCTGTGACATGTGTGATGAGGGAAACCAGCAACACGCTGCGCATGTCTGTCACCAATGCTCACTGCGCATGTGCCGTGAGTGTCGACGTTGCCATGACAAGTGCACGCGTAATCATCACGTGACATCTTTGAGTCTTGGTGAACCATCGATTGCAAGGATCGAAAAGAAAGGTGTTTGTCTGGTTCACCAGGACCAGACCTTGTGTTTCCACTGTCAGCAATGTGACGTTAGTATCTGCCTGCACTGCAAGTTGACGTCACACGAAGGTCACGCAACCTTAGACCTGGCCATTGCTGCTGCGCAAGCCAGGAAGGAAGTGACGTCACTGGTTACATCAGCCCAGGAACAG CTCCAAGTGATGGAGTCTTCCCTGCTTCGCGTGGAGTGTGACGAACAAAAACTGACACGTCACAAACAGGACGTGACGCAGCAAATCCACGCCCGCTATGACGTCATCATGGCCAGTATCCAGCGGTCACGTGACGAGCTGCTGGACGAGGTGTCGGCGAAGGAAGAGCGGCCCAGGAGTCAGCTACGCGCGCAAAAAACCGCGGCCACCGTTGCCAAGAAAACGCTGTCGGCTCTGGTGTCGCGCGCTGCACGTGTCAGCGGCAGTGACCCGGATGCGGTGAGGGTGAGGAAGGAGCTGCAGGCGGCGCTGCTCAGCGAGGACAGGCTTGACCAGCACAGACAGCAGGCCGACAGACAGCAGTGCCTGTGGAGCTGGCGCTATGACGTCACTGACGTCTCCCTGGTGCAGCAGGACGTGGTGGGGGCCTGCATGGggcgggtggtggaggggggtgaTGATGACGTCACCAGGCCCCTGTCCGTCACACAGCTGGCCGACAAGCTGGACCGACTGGTCACTAGGCTGGACAGCACTGAGGCTGACGTCACGGCATTGAAGAACAATGAGACTGACCTGGAAAAAAATGTGACAGCATTGTCTGGGGATTTCGCAGCGTTAAAGAACAGAGAGATTGATATGAAGACAGATTCGTCAGCGTTGTCATATGAGGTTACGGCGTTAAAGAAAACTACGACAGCACTAGAAGATGACGTCACAGTAATAAAAACGACGACTTCAGCACTGGAAGGAAAAGTCG CAATGGTAGGCAAGACCACAGTATTCCACGCCTGGAACATGGACGAGGCAAAGACAAAACGTGACGAACCAATAGTCTTCAAGACTGTGACATTAAACGAAGGCGGTTGCTATGACGACACAACAGGTGTGTTCACGACGTCTGTACCGGGAACCTACGTCTTCACTGCCACTGTGCGGGCTGAGATGAAAGACAGCTCTGTGTTTGCCAACATCATGGTGGACGATAACGTTTACGCTTTTCTCTACGGTTCCTCCACAAGCAGTGGAAGCAGCAGTGTGTCCGTACAGCTGGGGGTGGGACAGAGGGTGTGGGTGAAGGCAAGAGGTGATGTTGATGAGTACTTTCGTCCTTGCATGGGTTTTACTGGTGCCCTTGTGACGCCACAATTTGACAGTAAATAA
- the LOC138980214 gene encoding uncharacterized protein: MATGGASTRKDEDFRHTCGLCMEPYRGRTPKILPCFHTFCLPCLTTLEASVTIATPGNPPEDDGRQPEGEEQQSETNRDDNEKKTPETPDSKEESDDVTFSSNDVSTSGQEPRKAVLLCPMCRAPVPVPEGGVAHLQSNFYVDHEKSVDEAPPPVLCDMCDEGNQQHAAHVCHQCSLRMCRECRRCHDKCTRNHHVTSLSLGEPSIARIEKKGVCLVHLDQTLCFHCQQCDVSICLHCKLTSHEGHATLDLAIAAAQARKEVTSLVTSAQEQLQVMESSLLRVECDEQKLTRHKQDVTQQIHARYDVIMASIQRSRDELLDEVSAKEERPRSQLRAQKTAATVTKETLSALVSRAARVSDSDPDVVRVRKELQAALLSEDRLDQHRQQADRQQCMWSWRYDVTDVSLVQQDVVGACMGRVVEGGDDDVTRPLSVTQLADKLDRLVTRLESTEADVTTLKNNEAHLEKNVTALSGDFTALKNREIDMKTDSSALSYEVTALKKTTTALEDDVTAIKTTTSALEGKVAMVGKTTVFNAMFMDEAKTKGDEPIVFSSVKVNEGGCYDDTTGVFTTSVPGTYVFTATVHAGKKDSSVLAYIMVDDNIYAYLHGSYTSNGSSSVSVQLGVGQRVWVKARGDGDGYYSPCMGFTGALVTPQFDSK, encoded by the exons ATGGCGACGGGCGGAGCGTCAACAAGGAAGGATGAAGACTTTCGTCACACCTGTGGTCTGTGTATGGAGCCTTACCGAGGGCGTACACCTAAAATCTTGCCGTGTTTTCACACATTTTGCCTGCCCTGTCTGACCACACTAGAGGCTTCTGTTACCATAGCAACTCCGGGAAATCCCCCTGAAGACGATGGCCGGCAACCCGAAGGTGAAGAACAACAGTCTGAGACGAACAGAGATGACAACGAAAAGAAAACGCCCGAGACTCCCGACAGCAAAGAGGagtctgatgacgtcacattTTCTTCAAATGACGTCAGCACAAGCGGTCAAGAGCCGAGAAAAGCTGTATTGCTGTGTCCTATGTGTCGAGCTCCTGTCCCTGTGCCTGAAGGGGGCGTGGCACATTTACAG AGCAACTTTTACGTGGACCACGAGAAGAGTGTTGACGAAGCCCCGCCCCCTGTTCTCTGTGACATGTGTGATGAAGGCAACCAGCAACACGCTGCGCATGTCTGTCACCAATGCTCACTGCGCATGTGCCGTGAGTGTCGACGTTGCCATGACAAATGCACGCGTAATCATCACGTGACATCTTTGAGTCTTGGTGAACCATCGATTGCAAGGATCGAAAAGAAAGGTGTTTGTCTGGTTCACCTGGACCAGACCTTGTGTTTCCACTGTCAGCAATGTGACGTTAGTATCTGCCTGCACTGCAAGTTAACGTCACACGAAGGTCACGCAACCTTAGACCTGGCCATTGCTGCTGCGCAAGCCAGGAAGGAAGTGACGTCACTGGTTACATCAGCCCAGGAACAG CTCCAAGTGATGGAGTCTTCCCTGCTTCGCGTGGAGTGTGACGAACAAAAACTGACACGTCACAAACAGGACGTGACGCAGCAAATCCACGCCCGCTATGACGTCATCATGGCCAGTATCCAGCGGTCACGTGACGAGCTGCTGGACGAGGTGTCGGCGAAGGAAGAGCGGCCCAGGAGTCAGCTACGCGCGCAAAAAACCGCGGCCACCGTTACCAAGGAAACGCTGTCGGCTCTGGTGTCGCGTGCTGCACGTGTCAGCGACAGTGACCCGGATGTGGTGAGGGTGAGGAAGGAGCTGCAGGCGGCGCTGCTCAGCGAGGACAGGCTTGACCAGCACAGACAGCAGGCCGACAGACAGCAGTGCATGTGGAGCTGGCGCTATGACGTCACTGACGTCTCCCTTGTGCAGCAGGACGTGGTGGGGGCCTGCATGGggcgggtggtggaggggggtgaTGATGACGTCACCAGGCCCCTGTCCGTCACACAGCTGGCCGACAAGCTGGACCGACTGGTCACCAGGCTGGAAAGCACTGAGGCTGACGTCACGACATTGAAGAACAATGAGGCTCACCTGGAAAAAAATGTGACAGCGTTGTCTGGGGATTTCACAGCGTTAAAGAACAGAGAGATTGATATGAAGACAGATTCGTCAGCGTTGTCATATGAGGTTACGGCGTTAAAGAAAACTACGACAGCACTAGAAGATGACGTCACAGCAATAAAAACGACGACTTCAGCACTGGAAGGAAAAGTCG CAATGGTAGGCAAGACCACAGTATTCAACGCCATGTTCATGGACGAGGCAAAGACAAAAGGTGACGAACCAATAGTCTTCAGCAGTGTGAAAGTAAACGAAGGCGGTTGCTATGACGACACAACAGGTGTGTTCACGACGTCTGTACCGGGAACCTATGTCTTCACTGCCACTGTGCATGCTGGGAAGAAAGACAGCTCTGTGCTTGCCTACATCATGGTGGACGATAACATTTACGCCTATCTCCACGGTTCCTACACAAGCAATGGAAGCAGCAGTGTGTCCGTACAGCTGGGGGTGGGACAGAGGGTGTGGGTGAAGGCAAGAGGTGATGGTGATGGGTACTATAGTCCTTGCATGGGTTTTACTGGTGCCCTTGTGACGCCACAATTTGACAGTAAATAA